The Patescibacteria group bacterium genome segment GGGTATGGGGCTAGTCGGGCACGCCGTCGGCATGGAAATTGGCGCGTCCGCCGATAAGAAAAAAGAAGAAGATCAATGGAAGATGTTCAAGATGTCGCCCGGCGAGCGTACGGTTTTGGAAATGGTGGAAAAGAAACTCGCTAAGCATCAGTTTAAAGTCAAATACCGCATGGTTTATTTGGCCAAGAAAGAGGTTTTTGCCAAGGGGCGTGGCGTTACTGGTATTACCGGCGCCATCAATCAGTTCAATACCACTAATGCCAACGGTTTTAAGCCCGGTTCCTATACTAAGACCGCCGCTGACTATTTTTTTGTCAATCATCGTATCGCTCAAAAACAAAATCGCATCTTGCGTTGGTTTTGCAAGCGTCATGCCTGGTACGGCGAAAGCAATGTGGATGAAAAAATCACTTACCTTAATCCTGAAGAGTTGGCCACTATTTGGCACTTTCCGGTAATGACGGTCAAAGCGGCGGAAGTTGGCATGATCCAGAGCAAGAAAGCGGCTCCGCCTACGCGTTTGCCGTATGAACAGCGTGTTGGTCCGGCCAAGAAAGAAGAACGGCCGACTTATACCCAGCCTATCATTCCCTCGGCTCCCACCTCTCCGGGTCAAATGTTTACTGCCCCAGTCGCAGCGCCCGCTTATCAGCCTCCGCCGTCTGAAGATCCCAATTATGAGTCGGCGCCGGGCGTGCCTCCGCTTGCTCCGCCTTTACCTGATCTGGCCGTGCCTTATCCGCCGGCCACAGCACCCGCTTATCCGCCGCAACCGCAGTATCCGCCGCAACCGCAGTATCCGCAGCCGGCTTACGCGCCGCCGCCCGATAATCTGGGCCTAGGGACTGTGCCTTCAAGAAAAGGCGCTCCACCCCCTAACTTACCCTTTGTTTAATTCGTATGCCTGGACTAAATGATAATGTAACAATTTTCGGCGAAACCAACTACCGCAATGCGCGCAGGTCGTTTGGCATTAAACGTGATGATCGTCGCCGTCATATGTATGTCATCGGTAAAACCGGCATGGGAAAAACCACCCTGCTGGAGAATCTTATTATTTCCGATATTCTAAACGGCGAGGGTTGTTGCTATATTGACCCGCATGGTGATACGGCAGAGAAGCTGTTGGATTTTATTCCGCCACATCGCATTAATGACGTGATTTATCTTAATCCGGCCGATGCCGAGTTTCCTATCGCCTTTAATGTGCTGGAAGCGGTGGATGAAATCAATAAGAACTTCGTCGCTTCCGGCCTTATATCCGTTTTCAAGAAACTCTGGGCCGACTCTTGGGGCCCGCGTTTGGAATATATTCTGCGCAATACGATTTTGTCATTGTTGGACTACCCCGGTTCTACGCTTTTGGGTATCATGCGCATTCTGGTGGAAAAAGATTATCGCGAAAAAGTCGTAGTCAAAATCAAGGATCCAGTGGTGCGCAGTTTTTGGGTTAATGAGTATTCCAAATGGAATGAAAAAACTTTACAAGAGGTTATTTCGCCTATCCAGAATAAAGTCGGGCAATTTTTGTCTAATTTTTTGATTCGTAACATCGTCGGCCAGGTGACTTCCACCATTGATTTGCGCGAGATCATGGATAACAAGAAAATTTTGATTTTGAATCTGGCCAAAGGCAAGATCGGCGAAGATACCATGAAGCTTTTGGGTTCCATGATCGTGACCAAGTTATACTTGGCGGCCATGAGCCGAGTGGACATATTAGAGAAGGATCGCCCTGATTTTTATCTTTATGTGGACGAATTTCAGAACTTCGCTACGGAAAGTTTTGCTAATATTTTATCCGAAGCCAGAAAATACCGTCTTAATTTGATTGTAGCGCACCAATATATTGAGCAGTTGCCTGAAGAAGTGGCGGCGGCCGTATTCGGCAACGTGGGCACGTTGATTTGTTTTCGCGTCGGCGCGTCTGATGCCGAGAAGCTGGTATTGGAGTTTGCGCCGTTTTTTACTGAAGAGGACTTGGTCAACTTGCCGGCTTTCGCCGTTTATCTTAAATTGATGATTGACGGCGTCTCTTCCGATCCGTTTTCTGCTGCCACTCTGCCACCGCTATTTGAAGAATACCGCACTAACAATAGTGAGAAAGTGACTTATGTTTCCCGCGAGAGATATGCTAACCCGCGTTCTGTGGTGGAAGACAAGATTAATCGTTGGAGCTCCACTGATTTGAGCACCCGCATGGGCGACATTGCCGCTCATGCCGAAAAGGGCGATTTAAGAATGGGTGAAGTTGTGCCGATGAAGGAGCCGGTTGCCGGCCCGACAATTTCCTTGTCGGCTTTGGGCACCGGCACTTTGCCACCAACTCCGCCTCGGCCGATGGTGTGGCCAAGACGTGATGACCGTCCAATCAGACGTGATGACCGTTCTTTTAGCCGTGATGATAGGCAAGATAGTCGTCCGCCGCGACGTGATGATCGTTCTTTTAGCAGGCGCGACGATAGCTCGCCCAGGCGCGACGATCGCAGTGATCGCAGCTTGAGTGACGATGTCAAAACGGCAAGGTCGGAGAGTCGGCAGGAACAGTCTAATGATCGGCGTGTCAGTGAGTCACGAAACGTTTCTGATCGGCCGGAAAGAAGAGATCAGGGAGAGCGCCGTGAATTCGGCAAGTTTGATGCTAAATGCTCTATGTGTGGCAGTATGTTCAAGTTGAATTTCCAACCGGAGAAGGGCCGGCCGGTATATTGCAATGATTGTTTTAAGAAAGTCAAAGATGAACGGCGCAAGCCGGAGCCGGCGCGCGAACCGGCGATTAAGATGTTGGAGCAATTAGTACGCCATAAGGACGATGATGTTCCGCCTTTGAGCCTGTCTTCGTTGGAACCTCGCAAACCTTTGATTCCCCCGCCGGATTTAAGTGGGGGAGCGGATTCGCTTACTGTCGGCGCCGGTTTGCCGGATAATCCGCCGGCCGATGAAGAGGTGGAAGAAATTTACCAAACCAGACAGCAACGTTAACTAATTTTAATCAGTTATGGATTTTAAGTTGTGAATAAATTAATCATCTAATAATAATTGTATGTCAGAGACCATAAAAAACCTGGCCAAGGCGTTCATCGGCGAGTCGCAGGCTAGAAACCGCTATACCATGTATAGCAAAGTCGCCAAAAAGGAAGGGTTTGAGCAGATCGCTGAAATATTTTTGATTACCGCGGATAATGAACGAGAGCATGCCGCCAAACTGTTTGAGGAAATCCAAAATTTGAAAAAGCATTCCCAAGAGGACTTGGAAGCGATTAAAGTTGAGGCCGAGGCGCCGACAACCTATGGTACGACCGCGGAAAACTTGAAAGCCGCCATTGCCGGCGAGAATTGGGAATATGTTACTATGTATCCGGAGTTTGCCGCCAAGGCTGAGGAGGAAGGTTATGATAAAATCGCGACTCGGTTAAAGGCTATCGCCATCGCTGAAGAACATCATGAGGAAAGATACATTAAACTATTGAAACAAGTGGAGGACGGCACTATATTCAAAAAAGGAGAAGAAGTTTGGTGGGTTTGTCGCGAGTGCGGTTATGTGTATTTCGGCAAAGAAGCGCCCAAGGAATGTCCGTCTTGTAACCATGCTCAGGCATTTTATCAATTAAAATGCGAAGAATACTAGAATAAAAATTAATAATTAAGTATCATCATTAATGATTTGCGATTAAAAGAAATAATTGTCAGGTCGACCGAAGCCGACATAATTGCCGGCGGAGTGGAGAAATCGCTTTAATCGGTTGAGAACTAATTAAAATTTATGGCAGTCAAAAATTTAAACGAAGTTTATAAATGTTCGATTTGCGGCAATATTGTAGAAGTCGTTCATGTCGGCGGGGGAGTGTTGGTTTGTTGCGGTCAAGACATGATTCTGCAGGCGGAAAATTCCGTTGATGCCGCCCAGGAGAAACACGTGCCGGTGGTTGAGAAGACTGAAACAGGAGCAAAAGTCAAAATCGGCGTCGTGCCTCATCCCATGGAGGAGACGCATTATATTGAGTGGATTGAGATTATTATTGACGGTCGGATTGATCGCCAGTATTTGAAGCCGGGCGATGCTCCCGAGGCCGAGTTTAATCGTACCGGAACTAATATCACGGCCCGCGCTTATTGCAATTTGCACGGCTTGTGGAAAAATTAATACAAAGCCAATTAAAATGATAAAAAACAGCCGCCTCCCATGTTGGGTGGCGGCTTTATTGCAAACCGATAAAGTGCTATTTAAGAATGACCCCTCGGCCTTGTTCGGCGGCAGGTTCCGATCCGGAAACCGGTTCAGTTTTTTTGCCGATGCGGATATGAAAGATTTGATAAATCAGGCCTTCATTGGTTAGCGGTTCATTCATTAATTCAATCTCCAACAGGCAACCGATGCTCTGGCAAAGTGCCTCCAGTTTCTGATATTGGGGTAATGCCATGACTTGCTCCCAATTAACCGGAAAAACGTTGGCCAACGTCGTTTTTATGTAGCGAGAGATCATCATGATGTTATTTTGTCGTTTGGGAGTGTAGCCTTCTATTTCTTCTCTCACTTGATACAGGAGAAAAGCGAATCGTTCAAGCGTCTGCGTCTGCAGTCTCGCCTTCTCATCTGCTCCACGGTATTCTTCCAAACGATCAATAATGACTTTTTCGATTTCCGTTGGTTGTCCGGGTGATTCTTCTTCGGCCTTGTCAGCTACAATGATTTGGTCAAAAGTTTTGTCATAAACCCGCTCCAACCAAAAGCCCGCACTGTTGCCGGGGAGGTTGATTTCGTAGCCATGATCTAACATGGTTTTAGTGGCTGTTTCTAAGTCAGTTGCTACAACCGCCACCACTTGGCTCAGAGAGCGGAATTCATAGAGTTTGTATTTGCCCGGTGTTTTTTCGGCCATGATTTTTCCTCCTTTTCAATTCCAAGCAATAATGACATTAATGCAACCGTCACTATCCAATCTTGAATCGAAAGTCAGACCATTGTCTTCGCAGAAAGTCTGGAGCATTCGGCCGGCAGTGGGGTTGAATCTTAAACCATAAGCTTCTCTGAGTAAGTTTGAAATTTGCTCATCAACCCTAAGATTGTTGATTTCATCATTTAGAGGTCCATTCAAACTAAGATATACTATGTATTCAGTTCCACCCTCATCAGCTATTGCTTTTAGTATTCTCGGCAATTCTTTGATCAGGGACTTGGCCCAGTCAACAAACGGTTTCTCTCTTAATCGTTGTTTTTCTTTTGCTTCTTTTTCCAGTCGCGAACGACTGGTTGCGGTTTTTTCTCGCAGTAAATCGCCGAGAGGAATCCTTTTCTTATCTTTGGGAGTCTTCATTTCTTTCTCCTTCTTGCCTGTAGGTTTAATATAACGGCGGCAATTATGATTTGTTATATTTTAACTTAGGCTGATTTTTCTTCCCAATGAATGGTAATTGTAATAAGATCGTTTAGTTTCCAATTTGATCTGAAAACTAGATCATTCTGCTCGCAGAAGTTCTCAAGCATCCTGCCGGCGATTGGCCAAAACCATAACGTATAAGCTTCTTCTAAAAAATCAGCGAGTTGTTTGTTTGTCGGCGGTTGTCGCCACTGCTTTTCATGGCCAAACTTTGCGATCTCAATAGATTCGCTGTATTCAGTTCCACCCTCATCAGCTATTGCTTTTAGTATTCTCGGCAATTCTTTGATCAGGGACTTGGCCCAGTCAACAAACGGTTTCTCTCTTAATCGTTGTTTTTCTTTTGCTTCTTTTTCCAGTCGCGAACGACTGGTTGCGGTTTTTTCTCGCAGTAAATCGCCGAGAGGAATCCTTTTCTTATCTTTGGGAGTCTTCATTTCTTTCTCCTTCTTGCCCGTAGGCGGGTTTCGTTTATACTTTCCTGTTCAGTTGTAAGGAACTTCAATGTCGAATATTATCATTTTTGGCTATCCTTGTCAATATTGCTTAAATAGGCGTATTTATTGTATGATTCATAGCGTATATACGGCAAATAACCTGCCGTACATTATTAATCAGCTATTCATTTAAACCCTTCTCATGCCTTCACCCGAGATAGAACAAATTAAAGCCAAAATAGACGTCGCTGAACTTCTTGGTGAATATTTGAAGTTGGTGCCGGCCGGAGCGGGAGCCTACAAGGCGCTCTGCCCGTTTCATAATGAGAAGACGCCGTCGCTAATGGTCTCGCCGGCTCGCGGCAGCTGGCATTGTTTCGGTTGCGGTGCGGGCGGTGATGTTTTTGAGTTTTTGATGAAGATGGAAAATATTGATTTTCCTGAGGCGTTAAGAATTTTGGCGCAGAAAGCCGGCGTTACTTTGTCGCGCCATCGGCCGGAAGTCGCCAGCAGGAAGAATAATCTGTATGACGTATGCGAGCTGGCCACTCGGTATTGGCAAAAAGTCCTGCAAGAATCTCCGCGGGCGCAAGTGGCGCGAGACTATTTGGCCGGCCGGGGCGTTAGCGAAGAGGCACAGGAAGATTTTAAGATCGGCTACGCTATTGACGACTGGAGCAACCTGTTTGATTTTTTGAGAAAAAAAGGCTTCGCTGAGCAGGAAATATTTTCTGCCGGCTTTACCGTCAGGAAGGATCGGGGGAGCGGGTATTATGATCGTTTTCGGAATCGCGTCATGTTTCCCATTATTGACCATAACGGCCGAGTCTGTGGATTTACCGGCCGGACATTATCCAAAGACGAACCGGCCAAATACGTTAATACGCCTCAGACCGATATCTACAACAAAAGTGCTATCGTCTTTGCTTTGTATCAGGCTAAAAACGAAATCAGAAAACAAGATTACGCCGTAGTGGTGGAGGGCCAAATGGATGCGGTCAGCTGTCATCAGTATGGTTTCAAAAACACCGTCGCTTCTTCGGGCACAGCCTTGACCAAAGAGCAATTGCAATTGCTTAAGCGCTATACCAATAATATTTATTTTGCTTTGGACGCCGATTCGGCCGGCCAGAAAGCCACTGGTCGCGGCGAAGAGTTGATTAGGGATATGGAAAAAGAAGACAGAGTGATTAATTCTTTTGATCGTTTTGGCCGGCTGTCGCAGTTTATTGATCCGGCGCTGAATTATAATTCAAAAGTCATTACCATTCCCTATGGCAAAGATCCTGACGAGTGCTTGAAGAGCAATCCGGCCGATTGGGCTGAAGCGATCAAAGAGGCACAATCGGCAATGGAATATTTTTGGCAATCAGTTATTAAGAACAAAGACTTGAACGACTTGGCAGTAAAAAAACATATAGCTT includes the following:
- a CDS encoding CxxC-x17-CxxC domain-containing protein, translated to MPGLNDNVTIFGETNYRNARRSFGIKRDDRRRHMYVIGKTGMGKTTLLENLIISDILNGEGCCYIDPHGDTAEKLLDFIPPHRINDVIYLNPADAEFPIAFNVLEAVDEINKNFVASGLISVFKKLWADSWGPRLEYILRNTILSLLDYPGSTLLGIMRILVEKDYREKVVVKIKDPVVRSFWVNEYSKWNEKTLQEVISPIQNKVGQFLSNFLIRNIVGQVTSTIDLREIMDNKKILILNLAKGKIGEDTMKLLGSMIVTKLYLAAMSRVDILEKDRPDFYLYVDEFQNFATESFANILSEARKYRLNLIVAHQYIEQLPEEVAAAVFGNVGTLICFRVGASDAEKLVLEFAPFFTEEDLVNLPAFAVYLKLMIDGVSSDPFSAATLPPLFEEYRTNNSEKVTYVSRERYANPRSVVEDKINRWSSTDLSTRMGDIAAHAEKGDLRMGEVVPMKEPVAGPTISLSALGTGTLPPTPPRPMVWPRRDDRPIRRDDRSFSRDDRQDSRPPRRDDRSFSRRDDSSPRRDDRSDRSLSDDVKTARSESRQEQSNDRRVSESRNVSDRPERRDQGERREFGKFDAKCSMCGSMFKLNFQPEKGRPVYCNDCFKKVKDERRKPEPAREPAIKMLEQLVRHKDDDVPPLSLSSLEPRKPLIPPPDLSGGADSLTVGAGLPDNPPADEEVEEIYQTRQQR
- a CDS encoding rubrerythrin family protein — protein: MSETIKNLAKAFIGESQARNRYTMYSKVAKKEGFEQIAEIFLITADNEREHAAKLFEEIQNLKKHSQEDLEAIKVEAEAPTTYGTTAENLKAAIAGENWEYVTMYPEFAAKAEEEGYDKIATRLKAIAIAEEHHEERYIKLLKQVEDGTIFKKGEEVWWVCRECGYVYFGKEAPKECPSCNHAQAFYQLKCEEY
- a CDS encoding desulfoferrodoxin; the protein is MAVKNLNEVYKCSICGNIVEVVHVGGGVLVCCGQDMILQAENSVDAAQEKHVPVVEKTETGAKVKIGVVPHPMEETHYIEWIEIIIDGRIDRQYLKPGDAPEAEFNRTGTNITARAYCNLHGLWKN
- the dnaG gene encoding DNA primase, translating into MPSPEIEQIKAKIDVAELLGEYLKLVPAGAGAYKALCPFHNEKTPSLMVSPARGSWHCFGCGAGGDVFEFLMKMENIDFPEALRILAQKAGVTLSRHRPEVASRKNNLYDVCELATRYWQKVLQESPRAQVARDYLAGRGVSEEAQEDFKIGYAIDDWSNLFDFLRKKGFAEQEIFSAGFTVRKDRGSGYYDRFRNRVMFPIIDHNGRVCGFTGRTLSKDEPAKYVNTPQTDIYNKSAIVFALYQAKNEIRKQDYAVVVEGQMDAVSCHQYGFKNTVASSGTALTKEQLQLLKRYTNNIYFALDADSAGQKATGRGEELIRDMEKEDRVINSFDRFGRLSQFIDPALNYNSKVITIPYGKDPDECLKSNPADWAEAIKEAQSAMEYFWQSVIKNKDLNDLAVKKHIASFLGEKIAKIDDPVENGYWTHEIGSRLNIREDDFRDRVSQIKAAQKAPSKAIVRPQDAARQTAPQNTTNDRDLLIFMRVLALIWMFPDFLAKLGDYLDPEVWIDPVAEDLYKKIILFYTVNNELFSISAAQREEQTIFDLFYDWVKTQAVSESALKTLEQSYLLAQKDFASLDAKEAKNELDTLIRLLKSNYLNVMISRLKLKLDEAEKTGDAASAENVYLELSELIKRKSAV